A part of Pungitius pungitius chromosome 15, fPunPun2.1, whole genome shotgun sequence genomic DNA contains:
- the LOC119209502 gene encoding unconventional myosin-VIIb-like, with amino-acid sequence MLKKGEWVWVDSDIGVPIGAKVKVTKSGQRLLVDDDGKEKSLSQEQEASLKIMHPTSVEGVDDMIKLGDMNEAGLLRNLLLRHKRDIIYTYTGSVLVAVNPYQDFPLYSVDQVQLYHGRQLGELPPHIFAIAESAYGHMTRHLRNQCCIISGESGAGKTESTKLILQYLAAVSGELSQQQIEQQILESNPILEAFGNAKTIRNDNSSRFGKYLEIFFTKDGVIEGARVEQYLLEKSRVCHQAPHERNYHMFYCMLAGVTAEEKKILNLGDAKEYTFLSKGGDVECEGRDDAKDYKIIRSAMEILTFSESQCQEILKLLAAILHLGNICFEANTENNLETSDVSKSQHFSIAASILMVHKSSLASSLTHRSFMTNRERVTKPLSAEQASDSRDAFVKAIYNKLFVWIVGKINGVIYKKLTNNRKSSFLSIGLLDIFGFENFKTNSFEQLCINFANEKLQQFFVGHIFKLEQKEYRKEDIVFNKIRFSDNQNVLDILAVKPCNLLALIDEESHFPKGTDLTMLNKMNQQHKGNKTYIASKSEHDTDFGICHFAGEVHYDSRGFLEKNRDAVSFDIIKMVDLTSNKLLRQIFETELSTNVGKISNNKKVIMTPKSSLRVQGDNRKQVATLSGQFRQSLDSLMKALSACQPFFIRCFKPNNEKQSKMFDRELCMRQLRYSGMMDTIRIRKLGYPIRHTFVEFLQRYRVLLKTAVCDPKNETAAACCEAICQTAFEGADEWKIGRTKIFLRDAHDAVLERLREQKLNKIALVIQRVMLGHKDRKSFLKKRKAAVVLQKNWRAYRQEKIRRKIQNGFARLVSKIRGRKLRFQYLRQREAALTIQSQVRGYRERKVWKQKREAVILLQAYSRGLLDRRRIAEKKRNDLFNPSQASLLLLAKENQKKIASELQQRLAAIAQLQPAHEEPEPMVERDSEDDSSDLQPTPPAEVIKKETPPSNEFQKRNTPAPVEETSVETSERIIVTGASLSSTPTPSVEDDEEDDDEGGEDDEFDDGSDKYSFQKFSKQHFQGNADHTHFNQRLKQPLLHHDDEGDALACLTIWWIILRYMGDVPEPRAVDAISQASYIVPRHLPQRQGRRLSSLVGLDQKIMRRNKKKLGNRKASMIPEEPENFTEEDSILIGEGPTLDHPLSSLEKLHFIIGYALLRPDIRDEIYCQICKQLVNNKDKRSRTQGWILLSICLGIFPPSEDFVKYLERFVLKGPDGYGKYCTERLIRTTANSTRKELPCWIEEQAAKSKKPIDVAVTIEDDRSISLQVDSASTSAEVCQAVANQIGLRDTYGFSLYISFYEKMWSLGSGERHIFDAVSQCEQEMRRQGQKEKDAPWTFSIRKELFTPWHDTSIDPISTDLIYRQVIKGIKMGEYTSDKEDEYVQIGAQHYYIHFGSAYNKDNVRKVVKECITTKLIERKSMTKWIELISAAHLEGPYVNGMQTADSVKGELVNHAQHAWPLHFSKFYEATLISEVSSGPSLPKSRFFVAVNWSGVFFMDGRDKSLLEIPYIEVKDVHIISDSNFSDTESLSLATVKGEFVLKSADAVELAALIERNLTGLRRRSVYVLAQQDAGKPDDPASLVCKRGDLLLVVKDEGSFPDKNLMKVRNQRTGVECAIHKDTVQFLPTLEKPTDDMLELLSPVQKKQSMTQNNLSGITDTVAPISLKEFAFDYFRPPAKDAGRQGSSKAVVKERLWSSSKEPLKQPLLKSLVGNSDLSNMACTTFTAILKYMGDYPIKHARSPLELTDQIFGPATQHEALQDEVYCQIMRQMTNNPNRLSMDRGWQLMWLCLGLFRPSQNLQKHTQRFLESRPRDQLAPGCLQRLHQMSSKEPRMLPPHPVEVNAIQQNSTQIFHKVHFPNETSNIFEVKSTTTIETLCRSIALKLKVSSAEGYGLYLKTPNKVISMEEQNYFFDSLRQTSEVPKKVKKVKEGNIATAPYRVIFKRKLWFNVTPGKDEVADLTFHFPQELPRYLRGYHNCTKEDMTNLGGLLFRVGVDSDRSQFIMIPRMLRELVPADQLQMMSPEEWKKHIISAYNRQSGMTVQEAKIAFLKDISSWPTFGCSFFEVKQTCEPSYPNIILISISKQGVCLIDPVTKRLLGMHPFSRITEYQSESGYFEMTIGPLGTIFVCETSHAHTIEDLLRSYITMYERQRQYFRPRNQMFS; translated from the exons ATGTTGAAAAAG GGGGAGTGGGTGTGGGTGGACTCTGACATCGGGGTTCCCATTGGAGCGAAGGTCAAAGTGACTAAATCTGGTCAACGGTTACTTGTGGATGATGATGGAAAG GAAAAGAGTCTTTCCCAGGAGCAGGAAGCCTCCCTGAAGATCATGCACCCCACGTCAGTGGAGGGCGTGGATGACATGATCAAACTCGGAGACATGAATGAGGCCGGCCTCCTTAGGAATCTCCTTCTACGGCACAAACGAGACATCATCTAT ACCTACACCGGCTCTGTGCTGGTAGCAGTGAATCCGTATCAGGACTTCCCTCTATATTCAGTTGACCAG GTCCAGTTGTACCACGGTCGACAGCTCGGGGAACTCCCTCCCCACATCTTTGCCATCGCTGAATCCGCCTACGGTCACATGACACGTCATCTCAGGAACCAGTGCTGCATCATCAG cgGTGAATCAGGAGCAGGGAAGACCGAGAGCACGAAGCTAATCCTGCAGTACTTGGCAGCAGTGAGCGGTGAGCTCTCTCAGCAGCAGATTGAACAGCAGATCCTGGAGTCTAACCCAATACTAGAAG CGTTCGGAAATGCAAAAACAATCCGAAACGATAACTCCAGCCGCTTCGGCAAATATTTGGAGATCTTCTTCACTAAGGACGGAGTGATCGAGGGTGCTCGTGTGGAACAGTATCTTTTGGAGAAGTCTCGTGTCTGCCATCAG GCGCCGCACGAGAGAAACTACCACATGTTTTACTGCATGCTGGCAGGGgtcacagcagaggagaagaaaattTTGAACCTCGGCGATGCAAAGGAGTACACGTTCCTCTCCAAG GGCGGCGATGTCGAATGTGAGGGCCGGGATGACGCTAAAGACTACAAGATCATTCGTTCCGCGATGGAAATCTTGACCTTCTCAGAGAGCCAGTGTCAGGAAATCCTCAAGCTCCTGGCAGCCATATTGCATCTGGGAAACATCTGCTTCGAGG cCAACACGGAAAATAACTTGGAAACCAGTGACGTCAGCAAGTCACAACACTTCAGCATCGCAGCGTCAATCCTGATG GTCCACAAGTCTTCCCTGGCGTCGAGCCTCACCCATCGTTCCTTTATGACCAACAGAGAGAGGGTGACCAAACCCCTCAGCGCCGAACAGGCCTCCGACAGCAGAGACGCCTTCGTCAAG GCGATCTACAATAAGTTGTTTGTATGGATCGTTGGGAAAATCAACGGTGTCATCTACAAGAAGTTGACCAACAACCGCAAATCGTCCTTCCTTTCCATCGGCCTGCTGGATATCTTTGGCTTTGAgaactttaaaacaaacag CTTCGAGCAGCTGTGCATTAATTTTGCCAACGAAAAGCTGCAGCAGTTCTTCGTGGGCCACATCTTCAAGCTGGAGCAGAAGGAGTACCGGAAAGAAGACATCGTGTTTAACAAAATCCGCTTTAGCGACAATCAGAACGTCCTGGACATTCTTGCAGTGAAACCCTGTAACCTGCTGGCTCTTATAGATGAAGAAAGCCATTTTCCAAAG GGCACTGACCTAACTATGCTGAACAAGATGAACCAGCAGCACAAAGGGAACAAGACCTACATCGCCTCCAAAAGTGAACACGACACAGACTTTGGGATTTGCCACTTCGCAGGCGAGGTTCACTACGACTCCAGAG GGTTCCTGGAAAAGAACAGAGATGCCGTTAGCTTTGACATAatcaagatggtcgatttgacCTCCAACAAGCTGCTTCGCCAAATATTTGAGACGGAGCTTTCAACCAACGTCGGGAAGATCAGTAACAACAAAAAGGTCATCATGACGCCTAAGAGCTCTCTGCGG GTTCAGGGTGACAACCGCAAACAGGTGGCGACCCTGAGCGGCCAGTTTCGTCAGTCTCTGGACTCCCTCATGAAGGCCCTGTCCGCTTGCCAGCCGTTCTTCATCCGCTGCTTCAAACCAAACAATGAAAAGCAGTCCAAG ATGTTTGACAGAGAGCTGTGTATGCGTCAGCTGAGGTACTCTGGTATGATGGACACAATCCGCATCCGGAAGCTGGGGTACCCGATTCGCCACACCTTTGTGGAATTCCTGCAGCGCTACAGGGTGCTCCTGAAGACGGCAGTCTGTGACCCCAAAAAT GAAACAGCTGCTGCCTGTTGTGAAGCCATCTGCCAGACGGCGTTTGAAGGAGCCGACGAGTGGAAAATAGGCAGGACCAAGATCTTCCTGAGG GATGCTCATGATGCCGTCCTGGAACGACTGAGGGAACAAAAGCTCAACAAGATAGCTTTGGTGATCCAGAGGGTCATGCTGGGGCACAAAGACAG GAAGTCCTTCCTGAAGAAGCGCAAGGCAGCTGTGGTGCTGCAGAAGAACTGGAGAGCTTACAGACAGGAGAAAATTAGGAGAAAG ATCCAGAACGGCTTTGCGCGGCTGGTCTCAAAAATCCGCGGTCGGAAGCTACGGTTCCAGTACCTTAGACAGCGAGAGGCAGCACTCACCATACAAAGCCAG GTTCGAGGCTACCGGGAGAGGAAAGTCTGGAAGCAGAAGAGAGAAGCAGTCATACTGCTGCAAGCTTACAGCAGAGGACTCCTGGACAGGAGGAGAATAgctgagaaaaagagaaacgaT CTTTTCAACCCCTCACAGGCCTCCCTCCTGCTTCTGGCAAAAGAGAACCAGAAAAAGATCGCCTCCGAGCTTCAACAGCGACTGGCAGCTATCGCTCAACTACAACCGGCTCACGAGGAGCCCGAGCCAATGGTCGAGCGGGATTCAGAGGACGACTCAAGCGATCTGCAGCCCACACCTCCTGCGGAAgtgataaaaaaggaaacacccCCATCAAATGAATTTCAG AAGAGAAACACGCCAGCGCCGGTTGAGGAAACATCCGTTGAGACGTCAGAGCGGATAATCGTCACCGGGGCCTCACTCTcatccacccccaccccatcagttgaggacgacgaggaggacgacgacgaggggggggaggacgacGAGTTTGATGACGGCAGCGACAAGTATTCCTTCCAAAAGTTCAGCAAGCAACACTTCCAGGGCAACGCCGACCACACGCACTTCAACCAGAGACTCAAGCAGCCGCTTCTGCACCACGACGACGAGGGCGATGCTCTG GCGTGTCTGACTATATGGTGGATTATACTGCGTTACATGGGGGACGTGCCGGAACCGAGAGCCGTGGACGCAATATCTCAGGCGTCCTACATCGTCCCCCGTCATCTACCTCAGAGGCAAGGCAGGAGGCTGAGCAGCCTAGTGGGCCTCGACCAG AAAATAATGAGGAGGAACAAGAAGAAGCTCGGGAATAGAAAAGCGTCGATGATTCCAGAGGAG CCAGAGAACTTTACAGAGGAGGACAGCATCTTGATCGGAGAGGGCCCGACACTGGATCACCCACTTTCATCTTTGGAGAAACTACACTTCATCATTGGTTACGCTCTATTGAGACCAGACATAAG GGATGAGATCTACTGCCAGATCTGTAAGCAGCTGGTGAACAATAAGGACAAGAGGAGTCGTACGCAAGGTTGGATCCTCCTGTCCATCTGTCTCGGGATCTTCCCCCCCTCAGAAGATTTTGTGAAG TACTTGGAGCGTTTTGTCCTGAAAGGTCCGGATGGTTACGGAAAGTACTGTACTGAGCGACTGATTCGTACAACAGCCAACTCAACAAGAAAAGAGTTGCCCTGTTGGATAGAGGAACAG GCTGCAAAGTCCAAGAAGCCCATAGATGTGGCTGTGACCATAGAGGACGATCGCTCCATCAGTCTGCAAGTGgactccgcctccacctccgcTGAAGTCTGTCAAGCTGTGGCTAACCAGATCGGTCTGCGAGACACATATGGATTCTCCCTGTACATCAGTTTCTATGAAAAG ATGTGGTCTCTGGGGAGCGGCGAGAGACATATATTCGATGCAGTGTCTCAGTGTgagcaggagatgaggaggcagggccagaaggagaaggatgccccctggacatTTTCAATCCGCAAGGAACTGTTCACACCCTGGCATGACACCTCAATAGACCCGATCAGCACCGACCTGATTTACAGACAGGTTATCAAGGGAATCAAGATGGGAGAGTACACCAGTGACAAG GAGGATGAATACGTCCAGATTGGTGCACAGCACTATTACATCCATTTTGGGTCTGCCTACAACAAAGACAACGTCAGAAAGGTGGTCAAGGAGTGCATCACCACAAAACTTATTGAACGCAAGTCTATGACAAAGTGGATCGAACTCATCAGTGCAGCACACTTGGAG GGTCCTTATGTCAACGGGATGCAGACAGCAGACAGCGTAAAAGGAGAACTGGTCAACCACGCACAACATGCATGGCCCTTGCACTTCTCCAAGTTCTATGAAGCCACATTGATCTCAG AAGTGTCCTCAGGACCTTCTTTGCCCAAAAGCCGATTTTTTGTGGCTGTAAACTGGAGTGGCGTCTTCTTCATGGACGGCAGAGACAAGAGTCTCCTTGAGATTCCTTACATAGAAGTAAAGGACGTACACATAATCAG TGACAGCAATTTTAGTGACACTGAGTCACTGAGTTTGGCCACAGTCAAAGGAGAGTTTGTCCTGAAATCTGCGGACGCCGTGGAACTGGCCGCCCTCATTGAGAGAAACCTCACCGGGCTGAGGCGGCGCTCCGTGTATGTGCTGGCTCAACAGGACGCCGGGAAACCAG ATGACCCCGCGTCCCTGGTTTGTAAACGAGGCGACCTTCTGCTGGTAGTAAAAGATGAAGGCAGTTTTCCTGACAAGAACCTGATGAAAGTTAGAAACCAGCGGACCGGTGTGGAGTGTGCGATCCATAAGGACACGGTGCAGTTTCTGCCAACTCTCGAGAAGCCCACCGACGATATGCTG GAGCTGCTCAGTCCGGTCCAGAAGAAACAATCGATGACACAAAACAACTTGTCAGGGATAACTGATACGGTGGCCCCCATCTCTTTGAAAGAGTTTGCATTTGATTACTTCAG GCCTCCAGCTAAAGATGCCGGGCGACAGGGTTCCTCTAAAGCGGTCGTCAAGGAGCGGCTGTGGTCTTCCTCCAAGGAACCTCTCAAACAGCCTCTCTTGAAGAGCCTGGTCGGCAACTCTGATCTCAGCAACATGGCCTGCACCACCTTCACTG CTATCCTGAAGTACATGGGCGACTACCCCATCAAACACGCCCGCAGTCCTCTGGAGCTCACGGACCAGATCTTTGGTCCCGCCACCCAGCATGAAGCTCTGCAGGATGAGGTCTACTGCCAGATCATGAGACAGATGACCAACAACCCAAACAg gtTGAGTATGGACCGTGGGTGGCAGCTCATGTGGCTGTGTTTGGGCTTGTTCCGGCCCAGTCAGAATTTGCAGAAACACACTCAGCGCTTCCTGGAGTCGCGGCCCAGAGACCAGCTGGCTCCTGGCTGCCTGCAGAGGCTGCACCAGATGTCCAG TAAGGAGCCCAGAATGCTTCCTCCCCATCCGGTGGAAGTGAATGCCATCCAACAGAACAGCACCCAGATCTTCCATAAAGTCCACTTCCCAAACGAAACGAGTAAT ATATTTGAGGTGAAATCGACGACCACAATCGAAACCCTGTGCCGCAGCATCGCCTTGAAGCTCAAAGTGAGCTCAGCTGAAGGATACGGCCTGTACCTAAAAACGCCAAACAAG GTTATAAGCATGGAGGAGCAGAACTACTTTTTTGACAGTTTAAGGCAGACTTCAGAGGTTCCAAAGAAAGTGAAGAAAGTGAAAGAAG GCAACATAGCTACTGCGCCGTACCGGGTGATCTTCAAGAGAAAGCTCTGGTTCAACGTGACCCCGGGGAAAGACGAGGTTGCAGATCTCACTTTCCACTTCCCACAG GAGCTGCCCAGGTACCTGCGTGGATACCACAATTGCACCAAAGAGGACATGACCAACTTGGGTGGGCTGCTCTTCAGGGTCGGAGTGGATTCTGACAGGTCGCAGTTTATCATGATCCCCAGAATGCTGAGGGAGCTTGTTCCTGCAGACCAGTTACAAATGATGTCCCCCGAAGAGTGGAAGAAG CACATCATATCTGCCTATAACAGGCAGAGTGGCATGACGGTGCAGGAGGCCAAAATCGCCTTCCTCAAAGACATTTCGTCGTGGCCAACCTTTGGCTGTTCCTTCTTTGAAGTTAAG caAACTTGTGAACCAAGCTACCCAAATATAATTTTGATCTCCATCAGCAAGCAAGGGGTTTGCTTAATAGACCCAGTTACCAAG CGGCTGCTTGGTATGCACCCATTCAGCCGCATCACAGAGTACCAAAGCGAAAGCGGCTACTTTGAGATGACCATCGGCCCCCTGGGAACCATCTTTGTCTGTGAAACCTCACAC GCCCACACAATAGAGGACCTTCTTAGATCGTACATCACCATGTACGAGAGGCAGAGGCAGTACTTCCGACCAAGGAACCAGATGTTTTCCTGA